Proteins co-encoded in one Deltaproteobacteria bacterium genomic window:
- a CDS encoding cytochrome c oxidase subunit I, giving the protein MSDTAAAHGAHGHPQLSFIRTYIFSLDHKMIGRQFLFQGFFMLLIGGLLAMLVRWQLAWPETAVPGLGFISEPYIYPGPNGGGIIPPQTYNALFTMHATIMIFFVVMPIMVGTFGNFLIPLMIGAGDMAFPKLNMLSFWVAFVSSIVLLASFFVSGGPAAGGWTSYATLSARAQYTGVDLGQDLWIIALMINGVSSLMGAINYITTIINMRAPGMHYFRMPLTVWSLFITAILLLLAIPVLTAALAMLLFDRMVGTSFFMPEGGGQPLLWQHMFWFFGHPEVYILVLPAMGVTSDLLSTFSRKPVFGYHAMAFSMIAIAFLSWIVWGHHMFMSGMNPLLGTAFMMTTMVIAIPSAIKTFNWLGTLWGGTIRLTVPMLFALGFVSNFLIGGLSGIFMASTPVDIFIHDTYFIVAHFHYVVAGIIFALFAAVYYWFPKMFGRMTNEPLGKIHFVLTYIFFNGAFFPMHFLGVAGHMRRIYNPMQYEFLQPLQHWNVFITTSALILGASQIFFLFNFFWSLFAGKKAERNPWQANSLEWSAPTPPPHGNFEITPTVYRGPYEYSSPEVKEDWLPQDKDLGTKAAARAH; this is encoded by the coding sequence ATGAGCGATACAGCAGCCGCGCATGGAGCGCATGGCCACCCACAGCTCAGTTTCATACGTACGTATATTTTTTCTCTCGATCATAAAATGATCGGCCGGCAGTTTTTGTTTCAAGGTTTCTTCATGCTGCTGATCGGCGGGTTATTGGCGATGCTGGTGCGCTGGCAGCTGGCCTGGCCCGAAACCGCGGTGCCCGGTCTCGGCTTCATTTCCGAACCCTACATTTATCCTGGCCCCAACGGTGGCGGCATCATTCCGCCGCAGACCTACAACGCGCTGTTCACCATGCACGCGACCATCATGATTTTCTTCGTGGTAATGCCGATCATGGTCGGGACGTTCGGCAACTTTCTCATTCCATTGATGATCGGCGCCGGCGATATGGCATTCCCCAAGCTCAACATGTTGTCGTTTTGGGTCGCCTTCGTTTCCAGCATCGTGTTGCTGGCGAGCTTTTTCGTTTCCGGCGGACCGGCGGCGGGCGGTTGGACCAGTTATGCGACGCTGTCGGCGCGGGCGCAGTATACCGGCGTCGATTTGGGGCAGGATCTGTGGATCATTGCTTTGATGATCAACGGCGTCTCGTCGCTGATGGGCGCGATCAACTATATTACCACGATCATCAATATGCGGGCCCCCGGCATGCATTACTTCCGCATGCCGTTGACCGTCTGGTCGCTGTTCATTACCGCGATTCTCTTGCTCTTGGCTATTCCGGTTTTGACCGCGGCGTTGGCGATGTTGCTCTTCGATCGCATGGTGGGCACGAGCTTCTTCATGCCCGAGGGCGGCGGGCAGCCGCTGCTCTGGCAGCATATGTTCTGGTTCTTCGGTCATCCCGAGGTTTACATTTTAGTTTTGCCGGCCATGGGCGTGACCTCCGATTTGCTATCGACCTTTTCGCGCAAGCCCGTGTTCGGCTACCACGCCATGGCTTTTTCGATGATTGCCATCGCCTTTCTCTCCTGGATCGTCTGGGGCCATCATATGTTTATGAGCGGCATGAACCCGCTGCTTGGCACCGCTTTCATGATGACCACCATGGTGATCGCGATTCCCTCGGCGATCAAGACTTTCAATTGGCTCGGCACGCTCTGGGGCGGCACGATTCGCTTGACCGTGCCGATGCTGTTCGCTCTCGGCTTCGTTTCGAATTTCTTGATCGGCGGCTTGAGCGGGATCTTCATGGCGTCGACGCCGGTGGATATTTTTATCCATGACACTTATTTCATCGTTGCCCATTTCCACTACGTCGTCGCGGGAATCATATTCGCCCTGTTCGCCGCGGTCTATTATTGGTTCCCCAAAATGTTCGGCCGCATGACCAACGAACCGCTAGGAAAGATTCATTTCGTCTTGACCTACATCTTTTTCAACGGCGCGTTTTTCCCGATGCATTTTCTCGGCGTCGCCGGCCATATGCGGCGCATTTACAACCCGATGCAGTACGAGTTCCTCCAACCCTTGCAGCATTGGAATGTCTTCATCACCACCAGCGCGCTGATTCTCGGCGCCTCGCAGATTTTCTTTTTGTTTAATTTCTTCTGGAGCCTGTTCGCCGGCAAGAAGGCCGAGCGCAATCCTTGGCAGGCGAATTCCTTGGAGTGGTCGGCGCCGACGCCGCCGCCGCATGGAAATTTTGAAATCACGCCGACGGTGTATCGCGGCCCTTACGAGTACAGCTCGCCGGAAGTGAAAGAAGATTGGTTGCCCCAGGACAAAGATCTTGGCACCAAAGCCGCGGCGCGGGCGCACTAG